One genomic region from Vitis riparia cultivar Riparia Gloire de Montpellier isolate 1030 chromosome 17, EGFV_Vit.rip_1.0, whole genome shotgun sequence encodes:
- the LOC117903970 gene encoding uncharacterized protein LOC117903970, which produces MACLLAAPSFSPQLRIFQGLRTKAIKTLDSVQVPAIRCSLNSNQTLKTCKICKTQFDPLLNHPRACRFHTAHFGGETKRKFESVYTGGTMNTPDSGQVLQYWHCCGSEDPFDPGCTAAPHSSYDD; this is translated from the exons ATGGCGTGTCTGCTGGCTGCTCCTTCCTTCAGTCCTCAACTCCGTATCTTCCAGGGCCTGAGGACGAAGGCTATTAAGACCCTTGATTCTGTACAGGTCCCTGCTATTCGGTGTTCTCTAAATTCTAATCAGACCCTCAAGACTTGCAAGATCTGTAAAACTCAGTTCGACCCTTTGCTCAACCACCCTCGTGCTTGCCGCTTTCACACTGCTCATTTTGGCG GAGAAACGAAGAGGAAGTTCGAGAGCGTCTACACAGGAGGCACCATGAATACACCTGACTCTGGTCAGGTTCTTCAATACTGGCATTGCTGTGGATCTGAAGATCCATTTGATCCTGGATGCACTGCTGCCCCTCACTCTTCCTATGATGACTGA